TCATTATCAGCAACAAACTGGGGTGGTTAAGGGTGCCATTGGAACATGCTGAACCTACCTTTGAACCAGGTATATGGAAAAACCTTCAATATGATGCCATACAGCGGATAGGTTATGAAGGTATAATGGAGTGTTATGAGCAGGGCAACCAACTGTTGGGAAATTACAATGCCAATTTTGTTTCCGTTCATGATCCTGATGAGTATTTGGCTAAAGCTATCGACAAATCACATGAAGAAAATCTTTATGACGATATTTTATTAGCCTATAAAGCATTGAATGATTTGAAAAAGAGCGGCCAGGTAAGGGCGGTAGGTGTTGGGGCAAAGGACTGGCGGTTTATAAAGCGTTTATCAGGTGATGTGCAATTGGATTGGGTGATGTTTGCAAACAGTTATACGATATATGATCATCCTGTTGAACTGGCCCTTTTCATGCATGATCTTCAAAGCCGTGGGATATTTGTAATTAATTCTGCTGTGTTTAATGGAGGATTTTTGACAGG
This Chitinophaga sancti DNA region includes the following protein-coding sequences:
- a CDS encoding aldo/keto reductase: MLQLSEVIMGTSGLGNLYQELSQPTKTAIVKEFITHSAAPPAFDSAGKYGAGLALECLGQALHELAVSPDDVIISNKLGWLRVPLEHAEPTFEPGIWKNLQYDAIQRIGYEGIMECYEQGNQLLGNYNANFVSVHDPDEYLAKAIDKSHEENLYDDILLAYKALNDLKKSGQVRAVGVGAKDWRFIKRLSGDVQLDWVMFANSYTIYDHPVELALFMHDLQSRGIFVINSAVFNGGFLTGGDYYNYKPVDKEDEYGQALLTWRARFFAVCSKYELSPATACIRFGLSAPGVKSIALNTSRPEQVAKNLMMTKAEIPPAFWKEVILL